From one Budorcas taxicolor isolate Tak-1 chromosome 21, Takin1.1, whole genome shotgun sequence genomic stretch:
- the ADSS1 gene encoding adenylosuccinate synthetase isozyme 1 isoform X1, with product MSGTRASNDRPPSAGGVKRGRLQHEAATTGSRVTVVLGAQWGDEGKGKVVDLLATDADIISRCQGGNNAGHTVVVDGKEYDFHLLPSGIINPKAVSFIGECPPASLPHRGPGTHGCNGVVVHLPGLFEEAEKNEKKGLKDWEKRLVISDRAHLVFDFHQAVDGLQEVQRQAQEGKNIGTTRKGIGPAYSSKAARTGLRICDLLSDFDEFSSRFKNLAHQHQSMFPSLEVDIEGQLKRLKGFAERIRPMVRDGVYFMYEALRGPPKKILVEGANAALLDIDFGTYPFVTSSNCTVGGVCTGLGIPPQNIGEVYGVVKAYTTRVGIGAFPTEQINEIGDLLQSRGHEWGVTTGRKRRCGWLDLMILRYAHMVNGFTALALTKLDILDALDEIKVGVAYKLGGKRIPYFPANQEILQKVEVEYETLPGWKADTTAARKWEDLPPQAQSYIRFVENHIGVAVKWVGVGKSRDSMIQLF from the exons ATGTCCGGGACCCGAGCCTCTAACGATCGGCCCCCCAGCGCGGGCGGCGTCAAGCGGGGGCGGCTGCAGCACGAGGCGGCGACCACCGGCTCCCGGGTGACTGTGGTGCTGGGCGCGCAGTGGGGGGACGAGGGCAAAGGCAAGGTGGTGGACCTGCTGGCCACGGACGCCGACATCATCAGCCGCTGCCAG GGAGGCAACAATGCTGGCCACACCGTGGTGGTGGACGGCAAGGAGTATGACTTCCACCTGCTGCCCAGCGGCATCATCAACCCCAAGGCCGTGTCCTTCATCGGTGAGTGCCCGCCCGCCAGCCTGCCCCACCGCGGCCCAGGAACCCATGGAT GCAATGGAGTGGTTGTCCACTTGCCGGGCTTGTTCGAAGAAGCAGAGAAGAACGAGAAGAAAG GCCTGAAGGACTGGGAGAAGAGGCTCGTCATCTCTGACCGGGCCCACCTCG TGTTCGACTTTCACCAGGCGGTGGACGGGCTCCAGGAGGTGCAGCGGCAGGCCCAGGAGGGCAAGAA CATCGGCACCACCCGGAAGGGGATCGGGCCGGCCTACTCGTCCAAGGCCGCCCGCACTGGCCTCCGCATCTGCGACCTCCTGTCCGACTTCGACGAGTTCTCCTCCCG ATTCAAGAACCTGGCGCACCAGCACCAGTCCATGTTCCCCAGTTTGGAAGTGGACATTGAAGGTCAACTCAAAAGGCTCAAG GGCTTCGCCGAGCGGATCCGCCCCATGGTCCGAGACGGCGTCTATTTCATGTACGAGGCGCTCCGTGGCCCCCCCAAGAAGATCCTCGTAGAGGGCGCCAACGCAGCCCTCCTGGACATTGACTTTG GGACCTACCCCTTCGTGACATCCTCCAACTGCACGGTAGGCGGTGTGTGCACTGGCCTGGGCATCCCTCCCCAGAACATAGGCGAGGTCTATGGCGTGGTCAAGGCCTACACCACACGCGTGGGCATCGGCGCCTTCCCCACCGAGCAGATCAAC GAGATCGGGGACCTGCTGCAGAGCCGCGGCCACGAGTGGGGCGTGACCACGGGCAGGAAGCGGCGCTGCGGCTGGCTGGACCTCATGATCCTGAGATACGCCCACATGGTCAACGGATTCACCGC GCTGGCCTTGACGAAGCTGGACATCCTGGACGCCCTGGACGAGATCAAGGTCGGCGTGGCATATAAGCTCGGCGGGAAGCGGATCCCCTACTTCCCAG CCAACCAGGAGATCCTGCAGAAGGTGGAGGTGGAATACGAGACACTGCCGGGGTGGAAGGCGGACACCACGGCCGCCCGGAAGTGGGAGGACCTCCCCCCGCAGGCCCAGAGCTACATTCGGTTTGTGGAGAACCACATCGGAGTGGCAG TGAAATGGGTTGGTGTCGGCAAGTCCAGAGATTCGATGATCCAGCTGTTTTAG
- the ADSS1 gene encoding adenylosuccinate synthetase isozyme 1 isoform X2 — translation MSGTRASNDRPPSAGGVKRGRLQHEAATTGSRVTVVLGAQWGDEGKGKVVDLLATDADIISRCQGGNNAGHTVVVDGKEYDFHLLPSGIINPKAVSFIGNGVVVHLPGLFEEAEKNEKKGLKDWEKRLVISDRAHLVFDFHQAVDGLQEVQRQAQEGKNIGTTRKGIGPAYSSKAARTGLRICDLLSDFDEFSSRFKNLAHQHQSMFPSLEVDIEGQLKRLKGFAERIRPMVRDGVYFMYEALRGPPKKILVEGANAALLDIDFGTYPFVTSSNCTVGGVCTGLGIPPQNIGEVYGVVKAYTTRVGIGAFPTEQINEIGDLLQSRGHEWGVTTGRKRRCGWLDLMILRYAHMVNGFTALALTKLDILDALDEIKVGVAYKLGGKRIPYFPANQEILQKVEVEYETLPGWKADTTAARKWEDLPPQAQSYIRFVENHIGVAVKWVGVGKSRDSMIQLF, via the exons ATGTCCGGGACCCGAGCCTCTAACGATCGGCCCCCCAGCGCGGGCGGCGTCAAGCGGGGGCGGCTGCAGCACGAGGCGGCGACCACCGGCTCCCGGGTGACTGTGGTGCTGGGCGCGCAGTGGGGGGACGAGGGCAAAGGCAAGGTGGTGGACCTGCTGGCCACGGACGCCGACATCATCAGCCGCTGCCAG GGAGGCAACAATGCTGGCCACACCGTGGTGGTGGACGGCAAGGAGTATGACTTCCACCTGCTGCCCAGCGGCATCATCAACCCCAAGGCCGTGTCCTTCATCG GCAATGGAGTGGTTGTCCACTTGCCGGGCTTGTTCGAAGAAGCAGAGAAGAACGAGAAGAAAG GCCTGAAGGACTGGGAGAAGAGGCTCGTCATCTCTGACCGGGCCCACCTCG TGTTCGACTTTCACCAGGCGGTGGACGGGCTCCAGGAGGTGCAGCGGCAGGCCCAGGAGGGCAAGAA CATCGGCACCACCCGGAAGGGGATCGGGCCGGCCTACTCGTCCAAGGCCGCCCGCACTGGCCTCCGCATCTGCGACCTCCTGTCCGACTTCGACGAGTTCTCCTCCCG ATTCAAGAACCTGGCGCACCAGCACCAGTCCATGTTCCCCAGTTTGGAAGTGGACATTGAAGGTCAACTCAAAAGGCTCAAG GGCTTCGCCGAGCGGATCCGCCCCATGGTCCGAGACGGCGTCTATTTCATGTACGAGGCGCTCCGTGGCCCCCCCAAGAAGATCCTCGTAGAGGGCGCCAACGCAGCCCTCCTGGACATTGACTTTG GGACCTACCCCTTCGTGACATCCTCCAACTGCACGGTAGGCGGTGTGTGCACTGGCCTGGGCATCCCTCCCCAGAACATAGGCGAGGTCTATGGCGTGGTCAAGGCCTACACCACACGCGTGGGCATCGGCGCCTTCCCCACCGAGCAGATCAAC GAGATCGGGGACCTGCTGCAGAGCCGCGGCCACGAGTGGGGCGTGACCACGGGCAGGAAGCGGCGCTGCGGCTGGCTGGACCTCATGATCCTGAGATACGCCCACATGGTCAACGGATTCACCGC GCTGGCCTTGACGAAGCTGGACATCCTGGACGCCCTGGACGAGATCAAGGTCGGCGTGGCATATAAGCTCGGCGGGAAGCGGATCCCCTACTTCCCAG CCAACCAGGAGATCCTGCAGAAGGTGGAGGTGGAATACGAGACACTGCCGGGGTGGAAGGCGGACACCACGGCCGCCCGGAAGTGGGAGGACCTCCCCCCGCAGGCCCAGAGCTACATTCGGTTTGTGGAGAACCACATCGGAGTGGCAG TGAAATGGGTTGGTGTCGGCAAGTCCAGAGATTCGATGATCCAGCTGTTTTAG